One genomic window of Fusarium fujikuroi IMI 58289 draft genome, chromosome FFUJ_chr01 includes the following:
- a CDS encoding related to lipase 2: MSNQPPYPLHESVLDRIDPEYAAFYNKHIFDKQQVHLQPVEASRSSGILIPGSGPLQPVANTIDYAIRRTESEGPDVKVRCFTPIGDKPEQGWPVCIYYHGGGWVLGTIDTENVIASHLCARGKCVVVAVDYRLAPEDPFPAAVHDSWEAVLWVTGEGKEILGLDTSKLATGGSSAGANLAAIMCQRAADRGSPKFSLQLLSVPVMDNTADITNNVSWKENQYSPALPAPKMLWYRHHYLPNKEDWAHPEASPIFWNGDFSKLPPACFVVGELDVLRSEGEQFAKKLQDAGVKAELNVMKGQPHPFIAMDAVLEAGSRAITLFCDALYKTMYQKW, from the exons ATGAGCAATCAACCACCTTATCCTCTGCACGAGTCAGTCCTTGATAGGATTGACCCCGAATATGCAGCATTTTACAACAAGCACATCTTCGACAAGCAGCAAGTGCACCTCCAACCAGTAGAAGCATCACGAAGCAGTGGCATCCTCATTCCAGGCAGTGGCCCTCTTCAGCCTGTCGCAAATACAATCGACTACGCCATCAGACGCACAGAGAGCGAAGGACCTGATGTCAAGGTTCGATGCTTCACGCCCATTGGCGACAAGCCAGAACAAGGATGGCCTGTGTGTATTTACTACCACGGTGGCGGCTGGGTTCTCGGCACGATAGACACTGAGAATGTCATCGCGTCACATCTTTGTGCGAGAGGCAAATGTGTCGTCGTGGCTGTTGATTACAGGCTGGCGCCTGAGGACCCATTTCCTGCGGCGGTGCATGATTCTTGGGAGGCTGTTCTTTGGGTTACGGGCGAGGGTAAAGAGATCCTTGGATTGGACACCTCGAAGCTAGCGACAG GCGGTTCTTCTGCTGGTGCAAACTTGGCTGCTATAATGTGTCAACGAGCAGCTGATCGAGGATCCCCCAAATTTTCCCTCCAACTCCTATCCGTCCCCGTGATGGACAATACCGCCGATATAACCAACAATGTTTCATGGAAAGAAAACCAATACTCCCCGGCCCTTCCAGCACCCAAAATGCTCTGGTATCGGCATCACTATCTCCCCAATAAGGAAGACTGGGCACATCCCGAAGCTAGTCCCATTTTCTGGAACGGAGACTTCTCAAAGTTGCCGCCAGCTTGTTTTGTCGTCGGTGAACTGGATGTACTCAGGTCGGAGGGTGAGCAATTTGCGAAGAAGTTGCAGGATGCAGGTGTCAAGGCGGAGCTGAATGTCATGAAGGGCCAGCCTCATCCGTTTATTGCGATGGATGCGGTGCTCGAAGCTGGGTCGAGAGCCATTACGCTGTTTTGCGACGCGTTGTATAAGACCATGTATCAGAAATGGTGA